A single region of the Anaerostipes rhamnosivorans genome encodes:
- a CDS encoding PTS sugar transporter subunit IIA, which translates to MVGVLIISHGTLCKGLVDSVSMVAGDIEQSKCISLLPGQEPGEFRETVTKALEALDTGMGVLVLTDLLGGTPFNTIAMLSQEYTVSVITGMNMAMGICTALQREADMSLEELSNLAEAAGHDGIKRLGIQKRGAAE; encoded by the coding sequence ATGGTAGGAGTTTTAATCATCAGCCATGGAACGCTGTGTAAAGGTCTGGTAGACAGCGTATCCATGGTGGCAGGAGACATAGAACAGTCCAAGTGTATTTCTCTACTTCCCGGGCAGGAGCCCGGGGAGTTCAGGGAAACGGTAACAAAAGCACTGGAAGCACTGGATACAGGAATGGGCGTGCTGGTGCTCACTGACCTTTTAGGGGGCACCCCGTTTAATACCATCGCCATGTTGAGCCAGGAATATACGGTATCGGTCATCACCGGTATGAACATGGCAATGGGGATCTGTACAGCCCTTCAGAGAGAGGCGGATATGTCTCTTGAAGAACTGTCAAATCTCGCCGAGGCAGCGGGACACGACGGTATCAAAAGGCTGGGGATACAGAAGAGAGGAGCGGCAGAATAA
- a CDS encoding GGDEF domain-containing protein, whose protein sequence is MDILVNLLAALEMLAVNLSVTNFCSTRKYSLKWTVFVLVAFSVPVITVTYTGLSRGRGFGNGNGMFALTGILYLIPLNYLYRETVKRIISIACSSWIYTMLIFSISVLTGKMAGTKDLAATVLAVQTALYLVTVTLFISWIKKRLMRVLQIMKDGTKNIFLVFSLGWFFTVVLFNVHFTYPQNGILKLLCLLALTLNVSLNFVIIYYLVVNSKSISDLKEIAYTDSLTGLKNRNSLFQDAEEMIHKDQRFSLIFIDLDRFKQVNDLYGHLAGDGYICEFARRTGRLLRNQGTFYRMSGDEFICLFTDGDPREFMKKLSQLSYSVSDCYIPFKGCSAGRADFPEDGRSLDKLISLADTKMYRNKQKHQPS, encoded by the coding sequence ATGGATATACTGGTAAATCTCCTGGCCGCTCTTGAGATGCTGGCTGTCAACTTGAGCGTGACCAATTTCTGCTCTACAAGAAAATATTCTCTAAAATGGACTGTGTTTGTACTGGTGGCTTTTTCTGTGCCAGTGATTACTGTCACCTACACAGGACTTTCCAGAGGGAGAGGTTTCGGGAATGGAAACGGGATGTTTGCGCTGACTGGGATTCTGTATCTGATCCCTCTAAATTATTTGTATCGAGAGACGGTAAAGAGGATCATCAGTATTGCCTGTTCGTCATGGATCTATACGATGCTGATCTTCTCCATCTCGGTCCTCACTGGAAAGATGGCTGGGACAAAAGATCTGGCCGCCACGGTTCTGGCAGTCCAGACAGCTCTCTATCTGGTCACAGTCACATTATTTATCTCATGGATTAAAAAACGGCTGATGAGGGTGCTGCAGATCATGAAAGACGGCACAAAAAACATATTTTTGGTCTTCAGCCTGGGCTGGTTTTTTACAGTCGTCTTATTTAATGTGCATTTTACGTATCCCCAGAACGGCATCTTGAAACTATTATGTCTGCTGGCTCTGACATTGAATGTAAGCCTGAACTTTGTGATTATTTATTATCTTGTGGTAAACAGCAAAAGCATCAGTGACCTGAAAGAGATCGCATATACGGACAGCCTGACAGGATTAAAAAACCGGAACAGCCTGTTCCAGGATGCGGAGGAAATGATCCACAAGGATCAGAGGTTCAGCCTGATTTTTATTGACCTGGACCGGTTTAAGCAGGTCAATGATCTGTACGGACATTTGGCCGGTGACGGATACATCTGCGAGTTTGCCAGAAGAACCGGGCGGCTCCTGAGAAACCAGGGCACTTTCTACCGTATGTCCGGGGACGAGTTCATCTGTCTTTTTACAGATGGGGATCCCAGAGAATTCATGAAGAAGCTTTCACAGCTCAGCTACAGTGTATCGGACTGCTACATTCCGTTTAAAGGGTGCAGTGCAGGCAGAGCTGATTTTCCTGAGGACGGCAGATCCCTGGACAAGCTGATCTCCCTGGCGGACACGAAGATGTACCGGAATAAGCAGAAACACCAGCCTAGTTGA
- a CDS encoding TrmB family transcriptional regulator produces MENVECLMNFGLTRQEANLYVLLVLEGELNGYEAAKKSGISRSNTYNALAGLVEKGAAYMSEEDTVKYQAVPVEEFCENRLRDLTRSKEELVAKLPKQRMNKGAYLTVKGEKQILDKFTNMLLETRERVYVSASNEKLTMFRPYFADLVGRGIKVVIITNEPFELEGAIIYLTERKKEQIRLITDSTYVLTGDLVDQYNAACLYSSNHNLAEVFKDALANEIKLLEIKKGN; encoded by the coding sequence ATGGAAAATGTTGAATGCCTGATGAATTTCGGGCTGACCAGACAGGAAGCGAACCTCTATGTTCTTCTGGTCTTGGAAGGGGAGCTCAATGGATACGAGGCAGCCAAGAAAAGCGGGATCTCCCGGTCTAATACCTACAACGCATTAGCCGGACTCGTGGAAAAAGGGGCGGCTTATATGTCTGAGGAAGACACGGTAAAGTACCAGGCAGTCCCGGTAGAAGAATTCTGCGAAAACAGGCTTCGGGATCTTACCAGGAGCAAAGAAGAGCTGGTGGCCAAACTTCCAAAACAGAGGATGAATAAGGGAGCGTATCTGACGGTCAAAGGGGAAAAACAGATCCTCGATAAGTTTACCAATATGCTGCTGGAGACAAGGGAGCGGGTCTATGTGTCCGCCTCCAATGAAAAGCTTACAATGTTCCGGCCGTATTTTGCAGATCTTGTTGGCCGGGGGATCAAGGTTGTGATCATCACAAATGAACCCTTTGAACTGGAGGGAGCCATCATCTACCTGACAGAGCGCAAGAAGGAGCAGATTCGTCTGATCACGGATTCCACCTACGTGCTGACCGGCGATCTGGTGGACCAGTACAATGCTGCCTGTCTATATTCCAGCAATCATAATCTGGCGGAGGTATTTAAGGACGCTCTGGCCAATGAGATAAAACTATTAGAGATCAAGAAAGGGAATTAA
- a CDS encoding galactitol-1-phosphate 5-dehydrogenase, with amino-acid sequence MKAVRLNKIGDFRLEETEIPEIKGEELLVKVEACGICGSDLPRVFELGAHVHPITIGHEFAGTIVKAARDEDQELVGKTAAVFPLIPCNECEFCKTGHYAQCENYNYLGSRCDGGFAEYCVVPSRWNLVFSNSPDVTKEELSLVEPATVAQHAVRRSKVQAGQSIAIFGAGPIGIMTARWAELFGAEKVILFDISEQKIDFARERGLTIVNSMEEDPKEALRRILGTGCVDVVIEGTGTSAALNQAVEIVRTFGRIAMLGNPHQDTFLKLGNHSSILRKEVDIAGVWNSYYAQMPLNEWKYTVQMMDRGKLKTDDLITHVSDLDHLSELFTKIYRKEITICKAIYSSRA; translated from the coding sequence ATGAAAGCAGTGAGACTGAATAAAATCGGGGACTTCCGACTGGAGGAGACAGAGATCCCGGAGATAAAAGGGGAAGAACTTCTTGTAAAAGTGGAGGCCTGCGGCATCTGTGGTTCGGATCTTCCGAGAGTGTTTGAACTGGGAGCCCATGTCCATCCCATCACAATCGGGCATGAGTTTGCGGGCACTATCGTAAAAGCAGCCAGGGATGAAGACCAGGAGCTGGTAGGGAAGACTGCCGCCGTTTTCCCGCTGATTCCATGTAACGAGTGTGAGTTCTGCAAGACAGGGCATTATGCCCAGTGTGAGAACTATAATTACCTCGGGTCCCGGTGCGACGGAGGGTTTGCAGAATACTGCGTGGTACCGTCCCGTTGGAATCTGGTGTTTTCAAACAGCCCCGATGTGACCAAAGAAGAATTGAGTCTTGTAGAGCCGGCAACAGTGGCCCAGCATGCAGTGCGCAGATCCAAAGTGCAGGCAGGTCAGAGCATCGCCATCTTCGGGGCAGGTCCTATTGGAATCATGACAGCCCGTTGGGCGGAACTTTTTGGAGCAGAGAAAGTCATTCTGTTTGACATCAGTGAGCAAAAAATAGATTTTGCCAGGGAGAGGGGACTCACCATCGTAAATTCCATGGAGGAGGACCCGAAAGAAGCACTGAGACGGATCCTGGGGACCGGCTGTGTGGACGTTGTCATCGAGGGAACCGGCACTTCGGCAGCCCTTAACCAGGCGGTGGAGATCGTCAGAACATTCGGAAGGATCGCTATGCTTGGAAATCCTCATCAGGATACCTTCCTAAAGCTTGGAAACCATAGCAGTATCCTGAGAAAAGAGGTGGACATCGCTGGGGTATGGAATTCTTATTATGCACAGATGCCCCTCAATGAATGGAAGTATACGGTCCAGATGATGGACAGAGGGAAGTTGAAGACAGACGATCTGATCACCCACGTATCAGACCTTGACCATCTAAGTGAACTGTTTACAAAGATTTACCGGAAGGAGATCACCATCTGTAAAGCAATCTACAGCTCCAGGGCATAA
- a CDS encoding PTS ascorbate transporter subunit IIC yields MLKMLKDLVLEPAIVVGGIVFLGLVLQRKSLEATVKGTLKSAIGFMVIRIGGNIIAECVEPFGKMFQYAFHVSGVILSVEGAAGIAVGRFGMEISLVMLLGMAVNLLLARITRFRYVFVTGHQTLFMACMIVVSLKGADMEGWIFYAIGGLALGIVMVISPAILQKYTREICHNDSVAVGHFGGSAYFLSAWLGKIYGENSRSTEEMKIPKKLAFLRDSSVTVSITMILMYLVAAVACGSDFVEQNLSEGKNYLVYAIIQGLTFAVGFSVVITGVRWFINEIVPAVKGIADNWIPNAKPAVDSPVVFPYAPNALIVGFISSFLGGLISLGIMMACNLTIILPGVVPHFFCGATAGVYGNSTGGRRGAILGGFLNGVIISFLPVIFLPHLGSLSDASVTFPDADLGFVGAFLGDWLNRIGSYGTLTILIGIVIIMILIPEMMDDMEDSQEDWFSFDTDKILEESKMSQKK; encoded by the coding sequence ATGCTGAAAATGCTGAAAGACCTTGTACTGGAGCCGGCCATTGTAGTGGGAGGCATTGTGTTTTTAGGCCTGGTGCTGCAGAGAAAGAGCCTGGAGGCAACGGTGAAGGGAACACTGAAATCGGCCATTGGGTTTATGGTCATACGGATTGGAGGGAATATCATCGCCGAATGTGTGGAACCGTTCGGGAAAATGTTCCAATACGCCTTTCATGTATCCGGTGTCATACTGAGCGTGGAAGGGGCCGCCGGCATTGCCGTGGGCAGGTTCGGGATGGAAATATCCCTGGTCATGCTGCTTGGAATGGCGGTCAATCTTCTCCTTGCCAGGATTACCAGATTCCGGTATGTGTTTGTGACAGGGCACCAGACGTTGTTCATGGCCTGTATGATCGTGGTCTCCTTAAAAGGGGCGGACATGGAGGGCTGGATTTTCTATGCCATCGGAGGGCTGGCTCTTGGTATTGTCATGGTGATCTCACCGGCTATTCTTCAGAAGTATACAAGGGAGATCTGCCATAATGACTCTGTGGCCGTGGGGCATTTCGGGGGAAGTGCATATTTTCTGTCTGCATGGCTGGGAAAGATCTATGGGGAAAATTCCAGGTCCACGGAGGAGATGAAAATACCAAAAAAGCTGGCGTTTCTACGGGATTCTTCTGTTACTGTCTCCATCACGATGATACTCATGTACCTTGTGGCCGCCGTGGCGTGCGGCAGTGATTTTGTGGAACAGAATCTGTCGGAGGGGAAAAATTATCTGGTCTATGCAATCATCCAGGGGCTGACTTTTGCCGTTGGATTTTCTGTGGTCATCACCGGGGTCCGATGGTTCATCAATGAGATCGTGCCGGCTGTCAAGGGAATTGCCGACAACTGGATCCCCAATGCCAAACCCGCCGTGGACAGTCCGGTGGTGTTCCCCTATGCGCCCAATGCGCTGATTGTGGGATTCATCTCGTCGTTTTTGGGTGGACTCATTTCTTTGGGTATTATGATGGCATGCAATCTGACTATAATCCTGCCCGGTGTGGTGCCTCATTTTTTCTGCGGGGCTACGGCAGGTGTGTACGGCAATTCCACCGGTGGAAGGCGGGGAGCAATCTTAGGCGGGTTTTTAAACGGTGTCATTATCTCCTTTCTGCCGGTCATTTTCCTTCCTCATCTGGGATCTTTGTCCGATGCATCGGTTACTTTTCCTGATGCTGACCTGGGCTTTGTAGGTGCTTTTCTTGGGGACTGGCTGAACCGGATCGGCAGCTATGGGACACTGACCATCCTGATCGGGATCGTCATCATCATGATCCTGATCCCTGAAATGATGGATGACATGGAGGACAGCCAGGAGGATTGGTTTTCCTTTGATACAGACAAGATTCTGGAGGAATCCAAGATGTCACAGAAAAAATAG
- a CDS encoding PTS sugar transporter subunit IIB encodes MKRIMTVCGTGLGSSFLVEMNIQKILWEMGKETEFETCHSSVYEMSAMDADYFIVANDLKDSIPPVGHLIVLESLIDEEELREKLTTVLLSR; translated from the coding sequence ATGAAAAGGATCATGACAGTCTGCGGGACAGGGCTTGGGTCCAGCTTTCTTGTAGAGATGAACATTCAAAAGATACTCTGGGAGATGGGAAAGGAGACAGAGTTTGAGACCTGTCATTCATCAGTTTATGAGATGAGTGCCATGGACGCAGACTATTTTATCGTAGCAAATGATCTAAAAGACAGCATTCCACCTGTGGGGCACCTGATCGTGCTGGAATCGCTGATCGATGAAGAGGAACTGAGAGAAAAACTGACAACAGTCTTGCTGTCAAGATAA
- a CDS encoding PTS system mannose/fructose/sorbose family transporter subunit IID yields the protein MLISAILVALIAIGSQWWFSHTVTRTWLYPIWAGFLVAVVMGEPVTGMKAAAYIQLTYLGWITAGGTMPGNLMVAGVFGTALTIISGASPNLAPTFAVPFSLLGILINQAYMTINSFWVHKADQYLEKGNIRGLRLMNYLPSGITATVLYGIPAFALVYFGGDFATNALKAIPEPMIDALNVVGALMPALGIAMLLSFLGKKKIVAFFFIGYFLTIYAKVDTMAVTVFAAAVAILIYLFTGKAEQGQEEIQETELNLEEEKQTGSKKLLKKDLVKHFLLGYSSETCYNYERLQALGTANAMVPIVRRLYDTKEKQAKALKKYMVFFNTEPSWIGTVIHGVTASMEEQSANGADIDAEDINAVRTGLMGPMAGIGDTVSQGIAYPILAGIACSLALAGNIAGPILFEIAYKVLMIGMGYAMYMMGYKQGKNAIVKILSAGTLNRITEAFSIVGLMVVGNMAATRVNIKTPIAFKVGEVGINLQNILNSLLPGMLPLIATLLVWKLLSKKVKPTYIIVIIFVVGVITSLIGLLAVA from the coding sequence ATGTTAATTTCAGCAATCTTGGTGGCGTTGATCGCCATTGGAAGCCAGTGGTGGTTCAGCCACACAGTGACCCGTACATGGCTGTATCCGATCTGGGCAGGATTTCTTGTGGCAGTCGTTATGGGGGAACCAGTCACAGGAATGAAAGCCGCCGCCTATATCCAGCTTACATATCTGGGATGGATCACCGCAGGGGGGACCATGCCGGGGAACCTAATGGTAGCCGGTGTCTTCGGAACTGCACTGACTATCATCTCAGGGGCATCCCCGAACCTGGCGCCGACTTTTGCGGTACCATTCAGTCTGCTGGGCATCCTGATCAACCAGGCGTATATGACCATTAATAGTTTCTGGGTACATAAAGCGGACCAGTATCTGGAGAAAGGCAACATAAGGGGGCTCAGGCTGATGAACTACCTGCCTTCCGGTATTACCGCCACAGTGCTTTACGGTATCCCGGCCTTTGCCCTTGTGTATTTCGGAGGGGATTTTGCCACCAACGCACTGAAGGCGATTCCGGAACCGATGATCGATGCGCTGAACGTGGTGGGAGCCTTAATGCCGGCACTTGGAATTGCCATGCTGCTGAGCTTTCTCGGGAAAAAGAAGATCGTGGCCTTTTTCTTCATCGGTTATTTCCTGACCATCTATGCAAAGGTTGATACCATGGCTGTCACAGTATTTGCGGCGGCAGTGGCGATCCTCATTTATCTGTTCACAGGAAAAGCAGAGCAGGGACAGGAGGAAATACAGGAGACAGAACTTAACCTGGAGGAAGAGAAGCAGACTGGTTCCAAGAAGCTTCTGAAAAAGGATCTTGTGAAGCATTTCCTTCTGGGCTACTCCAGTGAGACCTGTTACAACTATGAGCGTCTCCAGGCACTTGGAACCGCCAATGCTATGGTGCCGATTGTGAGAAGACTGTATGACACCAAGGAAAAGCAGGCAAAAGCACTGAAAAAGTACATGGTATTCTTCAACACTGAACCGTCATGGATCGGAACCGTGATCCACGGTGTCACCGCATCCATGGAGGAACAGTCCGCCAACGGGGCAGACATTGACGCGGAGGACATCAACGCAGTCCGTACCGGTCTTATGGGGCCTATGGCTGGGATCGGAGATACGGTATCACAGGGAATCGCTTACCCGATTTTAGCCGGTATCGCCTGCAGTCTTGCATTGGCAGGCAACATCGCCGGACCGATTCTGTTTGAGATCGCGTACAAGGTGCTCATGATCGGTATGGGTTACGCCATGTACATGATGGGTTATAAACAGGGTAAAAATGCGATCGTGAAAATCTTGAGCGCAGGTACGTTAAACCGCATCACAGAAGCTTTCAGTATTGTGGGATTGATGGTAGTTGGAAATATGGCGGCCACACGAGTCAATATCAAAACTCCGATTGCCTTTAAGGTTGGGGAAGTAGGGATCAATCTTCAAAATATCTTAAACTCCCTTCTTCCGGGAATGCTGCCGCTCATTGCAACTTTGCTTGTGTGGAAGCTTCTGAGCAAGAAAGTGAAACCGACCTATATCATTGTTATTATTTTTGTAGTCGGTGTGATCACTTCCCTGATCGGTCTGCTGGCTGTTGCGTAA
- a CDS encoding PTS sugar transporter subunit IIA — MIYAEIMDGAALYTEAIQRSCDVLEQHGIVTKQYYQGILSSISQYGGYFYLGEGVCMPHAKPEDGVLASGLCIVKLNTPVDFEGKKVHIFFTLAARDESSHYTLMKQIAGVCSKKQSLRKMLGSRTREEMLKIMEEKL, encoded by the coding sequence ATGATTTACGCAGAGATCATGGACGGTGCCGCCCTGTACACAGAGGCGATTCAAAGAAGCTGTGATGTTCTGGAACAGCATGGCATTGTCACAAAACAGTATTATCAGGGCATCTTAAGCAGTATTAGTCAGTACGGGGGCTATTTTTATCTGGGAGAAGGGGTCTGCATGCCCCATGCCAAGCCGGAGGACGGAGTACTGGCATCCGGTCTTTGTATTGTAAAGCTCAATACACCGGTAGATTTTGAGGGGAAAAAGGTTCATATTTTTTTTACTCTGGCTGCCAGAGACGAGAGTTCCCATTACACACTGATGAAGCAGATTGCCGGGGTCTGTTCAAAGAAACAGAGCTTAAGGAAGATGCTGGGGTCAAGGACGCGGGAGGAGATGCTTAAGATTATGGAGGAAAAACTATGA
- a CDS encoding diaminopimelate decarboxylase → MGKKPFVTKEQLDNIVKEYPTPFHLYDEKGIRETARNLNKAFSWNKGFKEYFAVKATPNPTILKILREEGCGTDCSSLTELMMSDRCGFQGNEIMFSSNDTPAEEFVLAKKLGATINLDDITHIEFLKEAAGIPEVISCRYNPGGVFSLGTDIMDNPGDAKYGMTRPQMTEAFLKLKELGVKEFGIHSFLASNTVTNEYYPALAKQLFELAVELQKETGVHIGFINLSGGVGVPYLPDQEGNDIAVIGEGVHKAFDEVLVPAGMGDVKIFTELGRYMLAPNGHLVTKAIHEKHTHKEYIGVDACAVNLMRPAMYGAYHHITVMGKEDQPCDHMYDVTGSLCENNDKFAIDRMLPKIDKGDVLVIHDTGAHGFAMGYNYNGKLKSAEILMKEDGSTEMIRRAETPEDYFATIEGFNF, encoded by the coding sequence ATGGGAAAAAAACCGTTTGTAACAAAAGAGCAGCTAGACAACATCGTAAAAGAGTATCCGACACCATTTCACCTGTATGATGAAAAGGGAATCCGGGAAACAGCCAGAAACCTGAATAAGGCGTTTTCATGGAACAAAGGATTTAAAGAATATTTTGCAGTGAAGGCAACTCCGAACCCAACGATCCTGAAAATCTTAAGAGAGGAAGGATGCGGAACGGACTGCTCTTCTCTCACAGAGCTTATGATGTCTGACCGCTGTGGATTTCAGGGAAATGAGATCATGTTTTCATCCAATGACACTCCGGCGGAGGAGTTTGTGCTGGCTAAGAAGCTGGGGGCAACGATCAATCTGGACGATATCACACATATTGAATTCTTAAAAGAGGCAGCGGGGATCCCTGAAGTGATTTCCTGCCGTTACAATCCGGGAGGAGTGTTCTCTCTGGGCACTGATATCATGGATAACCCGGGGGATGCCAAGTACGGCATGACCAGGCCGCAGATGACAGAGGCATTTTTGAAGTTAAAGGAACTGGGAGTGAAGGAGTTTGGAATTCATTCATTTTTAGCAAGCAACACAGTGACAAACGAATATTACCCGGCCCTTGCAAAGCAGCTGTTTGAACTGGCAGTGGAACTGCAGAAAGAGACAGGAGTCCACATTGGATTCATTAACCTGTCAGGCGGCGTGGGAGTTCCGTATCTTCCGGACCAGGAAGGCAATGACATTGCGGTGATCGGAGAAGGAGTCCATAAGGCATTTGATGAAGTTCTTGTACCGGCAGGCATGGGCGATGTGAAGATCTTTACGGAGCTGGGACGTTATATGCTGGCACCAAACGGACATCTGGTGACAAAGGCCATTCATGAAAAGCATACCCACAAAGAGTATATCGGGGTAGATGCCTGCGCGGTCAATCTCATGCGTCCGGCTATGTATGGAGCATATCACCATATCACGGTCATGGGAAAAGAGGATCAGCCTTGTGACCACATGTATGATGTAACTGGTTCTTTGTGTGAGAACAACGACAAGTTCGCCATTGACCGGATGCTTCCGAAGATTGATAAGGGAGATGTGCTGGTGATCCACGATACAGGTGCTCATGGATTTGCCATGGGATACAATTATAATGGGAAGCTAAAATCAGCGGAGATTCTTATGAAGGAAGACGGAAGTACAGAAATGATCCGGAGAGCCGAGACACCAGAAGATTACTTTGCTACTATTGAAGGATTTAATTTTTAA
- a CDS encoding BglG family transcription antiterminator, producing MNDTEERERALLTERQVQLMKYLQGCEDYTTTGRLAEVFHVSSRSIRNDLDAIQYFLKGMPVEIERTPRLGIKLIIQKGFDITGLYSNNEIKVYSREERIVIITVLLTIFDKMTIEQLAQKLQMSKNTIVQDIRQADDFLSRRGITLVKKSYFGLSLKGDEEQIRNMLFNLYIKTESQGSLNILEVLREHAVIDPETGKRLIHRMEQAMGLKFVDESIGELESMILASLCRIHHGFHVEDKEAEGELADDPYAQAILQELQDFSLTEGDLRYFAMLFQSTKRMNGELKRESEEDRTIIKATELLIRQFCCYLKIGCRLQSDIRKQIMMHLKVAVFRLKNKIEIQNPLLEDIKYSHSFMYEITERLLKEQEEMLGVVFPESEIAYTTMYFEVLFQENFSLKLSPEILLVCGGGTATAVLLKQRLQECFPELQVRKICRASDVEEEIRKARPDFIISTVPLHLEKQQVIQVNPLLNPPDIDKIKNIISVLVYNRKNSYLVHRIHQTMNKGIRELLKEEYCQFDVETDDWREAIAIAAAPLIKDGLVEPSYVDEMVRTVQNLGNYMVFIPEIAFVHGKKDKVRENCISFLRLHHAIDFGSKAKVDVKVVIVLGNVTENENLADLVRILAQGGNMEKIKQINSYQELVSLREDAEEEL from the coding sequence ATGAACGATACAGAAGAAAGGGAGAGAGCATTGCTGACGGAGAGACAGGTGCAGTTAATGAAATACTTGCAGGGATGTGAGGACTATACTACAACGGGAAGGCTGGCTGAGGTATTCCATGTCAGCAGCAGATCCATACGCAACGACCTGGATGCTATCCAATATTTTCTAAAGGGGATGCCTGTGGAGATCGAGAGGACGCCCCGGCTTGGCATTAAACTGATTATCCAGAAAGGGTTTGATATCACGGGTTTGTATTCCAACAACGAGATCAAAGTATACTCCAGGGAGGAAAGGATCGTCATCATTACAGTGCTTCTCACCATATTTGATAAGATGACCATTGAGCAGCTGGCCCAAAAACTGCAGATGAGTAAGAACACCATTGTACAGGATATACGGCAGGCAGATGATTTTCTCTCACGCCGCGGCATCACTCTGGTAAAGAAATCATATTTCGGGCTTTCCTTAAAGGGAGATGAGGAGCAGATACGGAACATGCTTTTTAACCTTTACATAAAAACGGAGAGCCAAGGGAGTCTGAACATCCTGGAGGTTCTAAGGGAACACGCCGTGATTGATCCCGAAACCGGCAAAAGGTTGATACACCGCATGGAGCAGGCCATGGGACTCAAGTTTGTGGATGAGTCTATCGGGGAGCTGGAGAGTATGATCCTGGCATCCCTATGCAGGATCCACCACGGTTTTCATGTGGAGGATAAGGAAGCAGAGGGTGAGTTGGCGGATGATCCTTATGCACAGGCAATCTTACAGGAACTGCAGGATTTTTCTCTGACAGAGGGAGATCTGCGGTATTTTGCAATGCTGTTTCAGAGCACCAAACGGATGAATGGGGAGCTTAAGAGGGAGAGTGAGGAAGACCGGACCATCATCAAGGCCACGGAGCTTCTCATCCGGCAGTTCTGCTGTTATCTGAAGATTGGATGCCGCCTTCAGTCGGATATCCGCAAACAGATCATGATGCATTTAAAGGTGGCAGTGTTCCGGCTGAAAAATAAGATCGAGATCCAGAATCCTCTTTTGGAGGATATTAAATATTCCCACTCCTTTATGTATGAGATCACCGAACGGCTTTTGAAGGAACAGGAGGAAATGCTGGGTGTGGTATTTCCTGAATCAGAGATTGCCTATACCACCATGTATTTTGAAGTGTTGTTCCAGGAAAATTTCAGCCTAAAGCTATCCCCGGAAATCCTTCTCGTATGCGGAGGAGGAACAGCTACAGCGGTTCTGCTCAAACAGAGGCTGCAGGAGTGTTTTCCTGAACTACAGGTCAGGAAGATATGTCGTGCCAGCGACGTGGAAGAGGAGATCAGAAAGGCCAGGCCGGATTTTATCATTAGTACCGTGCCGCTGCATCTGGAAAAACAACAGGTGATCCAGGTGAATCCTCTTCTCAACCCTCCGGATATCGACAAGATCAAAAATATCATTTCCGTGCTAGTCTATAACCGCAAAAATTCCTATTTGGTCCACCGCATCCATCAGACGATGAATAAAGGCATCCGGGAGCTTTTGAAGGAAGAATACTGCCAGTTTGATGTGGAGACAGATGACTGGAGGGAGGCCATTGCAATCGCCGCGGCTCCCCTGATCAAAGACGGCCTTGTTGAACCTTCCTATGTGGATGAGATGGTCAGAACGGTCCAGAACCTGGGGAACTACATGGTCTTTATCCCGGAGATCGCCTTTGTACATGGAAAAAAAGACAAGGTCAGAGAAAACTGTATCAGCTTTTTAAGGCTTCATCATGCCATCGATTTTGGAAGCAAAGCAAAGGTGGATGTGAAGGTGGTCATTGTCCTTGGCAATGTGACGGAGAATGAAAATCTGGCAGACTTGGTAAGAATCCTTGCACAGGGCGGGAACATGGAGAAGATCAAGCAGATCAACTCTTACCAGGAACTTGTCTCCCTCAGGGAAGATGCAGAGGAGGAGCTATGA